A single genomic interval of Rhododendron vialii isolate Sample 1 chromosome 3a, ASM3025357v1 harbors:
- the LOC131318612 gene encoding nuclear intron maturase 3, mitochondrial, whose protein sequence is MLLNLRRATVLRCVPVPTLSPHLLRSTLSLSSNPIQHTPIEPLTKPQLKTLVLSHYRHGKFSNLLQNVVASPSVLLTACHNLKPLQTHNATQPNSPESPILNWVQETATQLGNNRFDVESCCVAVGPMGKRGESLVLPNLKLKVLIEAIRIVLEVVYDDRFATFAYGGRVGMGRHTAIRYLKNYVENPSWWFTVSFDRQKFDFDHVEKLCSIMEEKIGDEMLIGVIKRLFKLGVVRIELGGCYLGRGFPQESALSSILINVYFDGLDREIQELRLRTNRENPKFESDELETMSSNVFYKPLKIHVVRYLDEILLVTSGTKMLTMDLKKRVVDFLENTLELRVDRVKTAIHSAITEKIDFLGMELQAVPPSVLRLPMSEKAIRAREKYLRQKEVRSLELRNARETNRKKLGLKLMGHVFKKLKQSNGFKFDFHIENEVRQIFRTWADETVREFLGSLDERWSWHRELSAGDFLSLRRIRDQLPEELVESYDKFQEQVDKYLKPEKARKALEEEERRIEEEEERRYAERTVEDLAKLCLKVSAPIELVRKAVKMAGFTNHMGRPRPIGLLMALEDSDIIRWYAGVGRRWLDFFCCCHNFKMVKTCVTYHLRFSCILTLAEKHEATKHEAIRHYTKDLQVPDVNGVEEVHFPTEREIKMMGDNNLVDPKPVDGSITMALIRLASDEPSYKCVAHFCHRTDTIVYRIRLLQKDLNINPSDEKKWVYGMGTIHECLNRKCLPLCCDHINALHMGKITLQDIDCTSFVDLD, encoded by the coding sequence ATGCTCTTGAACCTCCGGCGAGCCACCGTACTCCGCTGCGTCCCAGTTccaactctctctcctcatcttCTCCGctcaaccctctctctctcctcaaaccCAATTCAACACACTCCCATCGAACCCCTCACCAAACCCCagctcaaaaccctagtcctCTCTCACTACCGCCACGGCAAGTTCTCCAACCTCCTCCAAAACGTCGTCGCTTCTCCGTCCGTCCTCCTCACCGCTTGCCACAACCtcaaacccctccaaacccACAACGCCACTCAACCCAACTCGCCCGAGTCACCCATTCTCAACTGGGTCCAAGAAACGGCGACCCAACTCGGAAACAACCGGTTCGACGTCGAGTCGTGCTGCGTGGCGGTCGGGCCAATGGGTAAGAGAGGTGAGTCGCTTGTTCTTCCCAATTTGAAGCTCAAAGTTTTGATTGAAGCTATTAGGATTGTGTTAGAAGTTGTTTATGATGATAGGTTCGCTACGTTTGCTTATGGTGGGAGAGTGGGTATGGGACGACACACCGCAATTCGATACCTCAAGAACTACGTAGAAAACCCTAGTTGGTGGTTTACGGTGTCGTTTGATCGAcaaaagtttgattttgatcaTGTTGAGAAGTTATGTTCTATTATGGAAGAGAAAATTGGAGATGAGATGTTGATTGGTGTGATCAAGAGGTTGTTTAAATTGGGAGTGGTGAGGATTGAATTGGGTGGATGTTATTTAGGGAGGGGGTTTCCTCAAGAAAGCGCATTGAGTTCAATTTTGATTAATGTCTATTTTGATGGGCTTGATAGGGAAATTCAAGAGTTACGTCTACGAACAAACCGGGAGAATCCCAAGTTCGAGTCAGATGAGCTAGAAACAATGTCTAGTAATGTTTTCTATAAGCCATTGAAGATTCATGTGGTTAGGTACTTGGATGAGATACTATTGGTCACTTCAGGGACAAAGATGTTGACTATGGATTTGAAGAAGAGGGTTGtagattttttggaaaatactTTGGAATTGAGGGTAGATAGAGTGAAAACAGCGATTCATAGTGCAATTACAGAAAAGATTGATTTTTTGGGAATGGAACTTCAGGCCGTTCCTCCTTCAGTTCTGCGTCTGCCTATGTCTGAGAAAGCGATTAGGGCACGGGAGAAGTACCTCAGACAGAAAGAAGTTAGGTCTTTAGAATTGAGGAATGCTAGAGAGACTAACAGGAAGAAACTTGGGTTGAAACTTATGGGTCATGTTTTTAAGAAGTTGAAACAGAGTAATGGATTCAAATTTGATTTCCATATTGAGAACGAAGTGAGACAAATTTTTAGAACATGGGCTGATGAAACAGTGCGCGAGTTTTTGGGTTCTTTGGATGAGCGATGGAGCTGGCATAGGGAGCTATCTGCTGgtgattttctctctttaaGAAGAATACGAGATCAATTGCCTGAAGAGCTTGTGGAATCATATGATAAGTTTCAAGAGCAAGTTGACAAATATTTGAAGCCGGAGAAAGCTAGAAAGGCATTagaggaagaagagaggaggatagaagaggaagaggaacgGAGATATGCTGAAAGAACAGTTGAAGATTTGGCGAAACTGTGTCTAAAAGTCTCTGCTCCCATAGAACTCGTAAGGAAGGCAGTTAAAATGGCTGGATTTACAAATCATATGGGCCGTCCTAGGCCCATTGGCCTACTCATGGCTCTTGAAGATAGTGATATCATAAGATGGTATGCGGGTGTAGGGAGAAGATGGCTTGATTTCTTTTGCTGTTGCCACAACTTTAAAATGGTGAAAACTTGTGTAACTTATCACCTAAGGTTCTCTTGTATCTTGACATTAGCAGAAAAGCATGAAGCGACAAAGCATGAGGCAATCAGACACTATACTAAGGATTTGCAAGTTCCTGATGTTAATGGAGTTGAAGAAGTGCATTTTCCTACAGAAAGGGAGATCAAGATGATGGGAGATAATAATCTTGTGGATCCAAAACCAGTGGATGGGTCTATAACAATGGCTCTGATCAGATTGGCTTCTGATGAGCCTTCATACAAATGTGTTGCTCATTTCTGCCACAGAACAGACACTATTGTGTACCGAATTCGGTTACTGCAGAAAGATTTGAATATAAACCCATCAGATGAAAAGAAGTGGGTTTATGGGATGGGCACGATTCATGAATGTCTGAATCGGAAGTGTCTCCCTCTATGTTGTGATCACATAAACGCATTGCATATGGGAAAAATTACTCTCCAAGATATCGATTGTACTTCATTTGTTGACTTGGACTGA
- the LOC131318611 gene encoding probable calcium-binding protein CML36 yields MTLMNKINPKQLFTARSKKTRSVSRSEPSSFSSSSSSSDSPESPSIHREKSKTGKATPRSVLPPSEFHQFDFVQAFKMMDKDNDGKITRKDLESLLSRVGGDEDEIVTMLSEVDADGDGCISLEEFGAISSAFGPPSCDSELREAFDFFDADKDGKITAEELHAVFGTIGDERCTLEDCRRMISGVDKNGDGFVCFEDFSRMMEQQR; encoded by the coding sequence ATGACACTCATGAACAAAATCAACCCCAAACAACTCTTCACCGCCAGATCCAAAAAAACCCGCTCCGTCTCCCGCTCCGAGCCCTCCTCCTTCAGCTCCAGTTCATCCTCGTCCGACTCTCCCGAATCGCCATCAATCCACCGCGAAAAGTCCAAAACCGGAAAAGCCACGCCGAGGAGCGTGCTGCCGCCCTCAGAATTCCACCAATTCGACTTCGTCCAAGCGTTCAAAATGATGGACAAGGACAACGACGGTAAAATAACGAGGAAGGACCTGGAAAGCTTGCTGAGCCGGGTCGGCGGGGACGAGGACGAGATCGTGACGATGTTGAGCGAGGTCGATGCGGACGGCGACGGCTGCATCAGCCTGGAGGAGTTCGGCGCGATCAGCTCGGCGTTCGGGCCGCCGTCGTGCGACTCGGAGTTGCGGGAGGCGTTCGATTTCTTCGACGCCGACAAGGACGGGAAGATCACGGCGGAGGAGCTGCACGCGGTGTTTGGCACGATCGGGGACGAGCGGTGCACGTTAGAGGACTGCAGGCGCATGATAAGTGGGGTGGATAAGAACGGGGACGGGTTCGTGTGTTTCGAGGACTTCTCGCGTATGATGGAGCAGCAGAGGTGA